One segment of Hippopotamus amphibius kiboko isolate mHipAmp2 chromosome 2, mHipAmp2.hap2, whole genome shotgun sequence DNA contains the following:
- the CCNB1IP1 gene encoding E3 ubiquitin-protein ligase CCNB1IP1 isoform X1, whose amino-acid sequence MILQIKDGPDFSHQKWFIESTCKNDSFQHLETLLSIMSLCEDMLLCNYRKCRIKLSGYAWVTACSHIFCDQHGSGEFSRSPAICPACNSTLSGKLDIVRTELSPSEEYKAMVLAGLRPEIVLDISSRALAFWTYQVHQERLYQEYNFSKAEGHLKQMEKIYTQQIQSKDVELTSMKGEVTSMKKVLEEYKKKFSDISEKLMERNRQYQKLQGLYDSLRLRNLTIANQDGTLEPSMIAQSGVFGFSLGNNSKFPLDSTPVRNRGGGDGDFQFRPFFVGSPTAPEPTNNFFSFASPSNELEQQQVSSRAFKVKRI is encoded by the exons ATGATTCTTCAAATTAAAGATGGACCTGACTTTTCTCACCAGAAATGGTTTATAGAATCAACTTGCAAAAAT GATTCTTTTCAGCATCTGGAGACCTTATTATCTATTATGTCTTTGTGTGAAGACATGCTGCTTTGTAATTATCGCAAGTGTCGCATCAAACTCTCTGGTTATGCATGGGTCACTGCCTGCTCTCATATATTCTGTGATCAGCATGGCAGTGGTGAGTTTAGTCGTTCACCAGCTATCTGCCCTGCCTGTAACAGTACTCTTTCTGGAAAGCTAGATATTGTCCGTACAGAACTCAGTCCCTCAGAGGAATATAAAGCCATGGTATTGGCGGGACTTCGACCAGAGATTGTGTTGGACATTAGCTCCCGAGCACTGGCCTTCTGGACATATCAG GTACACCAAGAACGTCTCTATCAAGAATACAATTTCAGCAAGGCTGAGGGCCATCTGAAACAGATGGAGAAGATATATACTCAGCAAATACAGAGCAAGGATGTAGAATTGACCTCTATGAAAGGGGAGGTCACCTCCATGAAGAAAGTGCTGGAAGAATACAAGAAAAAGTTCAGTGACATCTCTGAGAAACTTATGGAGAGAAATCGCCAGTATCAAAAGCTCCAAGGCCTCTATGATAGCCTTAGGCTACGAAATCTCACTATTGCTAACCAAGATGGTACCCTTGAACCATCTATGATTGCACAATCTGGTGTTTTTGGCTTCTCATTAG GGAACAACTCCAAGTTTCCTTTGGACAGTACACCAGTTCGAAATCGGGGTGGTGGAGATGGAGATTTTCAGTTCAGACCATTTTTTGTGGGTTCTCCCACAGCACCTGAACCCACCAACAACTTTTTTAGTTTTGCCTCCCCAAGTAATGAATTAGAGCAACAGCAAGTCTCTAGCAGGGcctttaaagtaaaaagaatttaG
- the CCNB1IP1 gene encoding E3 ubiquitin-protein ligase CCNB1IP1 isoform X2 yields the protein MDSFQHLETLLSIMSLCEDMLLCNYRKCRIKLSGYAWVTACSHIFCDQHGSGEFSRSPAICPACNSTLSGKLDIVRTELSPSEEYKAMVLAGLRPEIVLDISSRALAFWTYQVHQERLYQEYNFSKAEGHLKQMEKIYTQQIQSKDVELTSMKGEVTSMKKVLEEYKKKFSDISEKLMERNRQYQKLQGLYDSLRLRNLTIANQDGTLEPSMIAQSGVFGFSLGNNSKFPLDSTPVRNRGGGDGDFQFRPFFVGSPTAPEPTNNFFSFASPSNELEQQQVSSRAFKVKRI from the exons GATTCTTTTCAGCATCTGGAGACCTTATTATCTATTATGTCTTTGTGTGAAGACATGCTGCTTTGTAATTATCGCAAGTGTCGCATCAAACTCTCTGGTTATGCATGGGTCACTGCCTGCTCTCATATATTCTGTGATCAGCATGGCAGTGGTGAGTTTAGTCGTTCACCAGCTATCTGCCCTGCCTGTAACAGTACTCTTTCTGGAAAGCTAGATATTGTCCGTACAGAACTCAGTCCCTCAGAGGAATATAAAGCCATGGTATTGGCGGGACTTCGACCAGAGATTGTGTTGGACATTAGCTCCCGAGCACTGGCCTTCTGGACATATCAG GTACACCAAGAACGTCTCTATCAAGAATACAATTTCAGCAAGGCTGAGGGCCATCTGAAACAGATGGAGAAGATATATACTCAGCAAATACAGAGCAAGGATGTAGAATTGACCTCTATGAAAGGGGAGGTCACCTCCATGAAGAAAGTGCTGGAAGAATACAAGAAAAAGTTCAGTGACATCTCTGAGAAACTTATGGAGAGAAATCGCCAGTATCAAAAGCTCCAAGGCCTCTATGATAGCCTTAGGCTACGAAATCTCACTATTGCTAACCAAGATGGTACCCTTGAACCATCTATGATTGCACAATCTGGTGTTTTTGGCTTCTCATTAG GGAACAACTCCAAGTTTCCTTTGGACAGTACACCAGTTCGAAATCGGGGTGGTGGAGATGGAGATTTTCAGTTCAGACCATTTTTTGTGGGTTCTCCCACAGCACCTGAACCCACCAACAACTTTTTTAGTTTTGCCTCCCCAAGTAATGAATTAGAGCAACAGCAAGTCTCTAGCAGGGcctttaaagtaaaaagaatttaG
- the CCNB1IP1 gene encoding E3 ubiquitin-protein ligase CCNB1IP1 isoform X3, translating into MSLCEDMLLCNYRKCRIKLSGYAWVTACSHIFCDQHGSGEFSRSPAICPACNSTLSGKLDIVRTELSPSEEYKAMVLAGLRPEIVLDISSRALAFWTYQVHQERLYQEYNFSKAEGHLKQMEKIYTQQIQSKDVELTSMKGEVTSMKKVLEEYKKKFSDISEKLMERNRQYQKLQGLYDSLRLRNLTIANQDGTLEPSMIAQSGVFGFSLGNNSKFPLDSTPVRNRGGGDGDFQFRPFFVGSPTAPEPTNNFFSFASPSNELEQQQVSSRAFKVKRI; encoded by the exons ATGTCTTTGTGTGAAGACATGCTGCTTTGTAATTATCGCAAGTGTCGCATCAAACTCTCTGGTTATGCATGGGTCACTGCCTGCTCTCATATATTCTGTGATCAGCATGGCAGTGGTGAGTTTAGTCGTTCACCAGCTATCTGCCCTGCCTGTAACAGTACTCTTTCTGGAAAGCTAGATATTGTCCGTACAGAACTCAGTCCCTCAGAGGAATATAAAGCCATGGTATTGGCGGGACTTCGACCAGAGATTGTGTTGGACATTAGCTCCCGAGCACTGGCCTTCTGGACATATCAG GTACACCAAGAACGTCTCTATCAAGAATACAATTTCAGCAAGGCTGAGGGCCATCTGAAACAGATGGAGAAGATATATACTCAGCAAATACAGAGCAAGGATGTAGAATTGACCTCTATGAAAGGGGAGGTCACCTCCATGAAGAAAGTGCTGGAAGAATACAAGAAAAAGTTCAGTGACATCTCTGAGAAACTTATGGAGAGAAATCGCCAGTATCAAAAGCTCCAAGGCCTCTATGATAGCCTTAGGCTACGAAATCTCACTATTGCTAACCAAGATGGTACCCTTGAACCATCTATGATTGCACAATCTGGTGTTTTTGGCTTCTCATTAG GGAACAACTCCAAGTTTCCTTTGGACAGTACACCAGTTCGAAATCGGGGTGGTGGAGATGGAGATTTTCAGTTCAGACCATTTTTTGTGGGTTCTCCCACAGCACCTGAACCCACCAACAACTTTTTTAGTTTTGCCTCCCCAAGTAATGAATTAGAGCAACAGCAAGTCTCTAGCAGGGcctttaaagtaaaaagaatttaG
- the TTC5 gene encoding tetratricopeptide repeat protein 5 isoform X1, whose product MADEEEEVREILQKLQELVDQLYSFRECYFETHSVEDAGRKQQDVREEMEKTLQQMEEVVGSVQGKAQVLMLTGKALNVTPDYSPKAEELLSKAVKLEPTLVEAWNQLGEVYWKKGDVAAAHTCFSGALTHCKNKVSLQNLSMVLRQLRTDSGDEHSRHVMDSVRQAKVAVQMDILDGRSWYILGNAYLSLYFNTGQNPKISQQALSAYAQAEKVDRTASSNPDLHLNRATLHKYEENFGEALEGFSRAAALDPAWPEPRQREQQLLDFLNRLTSLLESKGKVKTKKLQSMLASLRPAHLGPCGDGRYQSASGQKVTLERKPLSALQPGANSGAVVLGKVVFSLTTEEKVPFTFGLVDSDGPCCAVMVYNMVQSWGVLIGDSVAIPEPNLRLHRIQHKGKDYSFSSVRVETPLLLVVNGKPQGSSSQAAATVASRPQCE is encoded by the exons ATGgctgatgaagaggaagaagtcAGGGAGATCTTGCAGAAATTGCAG GAACTGGTGGATCAGCTCTATTCATTTCGAGAGTGCTATTTTGAGACACACAGTGTTGAGGATGCTGGGAGGAAGCAACAGGATGTGcgggaggagatggagaagacCCTGCAGCAGATGGAGGAAGTAGTGG GTTCTGTCCAGGGCAAGGCACAGGTTCTAATGCTCACTGGGAAGGCACTGAATGTGACTCCTGACTATAGCCCGAAGGCTGAGGAGCTTCTGTCAAAGGCTGTGAAGCTGGAGCCCACGCTGGTGGAAGCCTGGAACCAGCTGGGTGAGGTGTACTGGAAGAAAGGGGATGTTGCAGCTGCCCACACCTGCTTCTCAGGAGCCCTCACCCAT TGCAAGAACAAAGTCTCCCTTCAGAACCTGTCAATGGTGCTTCGCCAGCTGCGGACTGACTCTGGAGATGAACATTCCCGCCATGTCATGGACAGTGTCCGACAGGCTAAGGTGGCTGTGCAGATGGACATCCTTGATGGCCGCTCCTGGT ATATTCTGGGGAATGCGTACCTTTCTCTTTACTTCAATACTGGCCAGAACCCTAAGATCTCCCAGCAAGCCCTCAGTGCCTATGCCCAAGCA GAGAAGGTTGACAGGACAGCTTCCAGCAATCCTGATCTTCATCTGAACCGGGCAacg TTACATAAATATGAAGAGAATTTTGGGGAGGCCCTGGAGGGCTTCTCTCGGGCTGCAGCACTGGACCCTGCCTGGCCAGAGCCCCGGCAACGAGAGCAACAACTGCTAGATTTCTTGAACAGATTAACCAGCCTCCTGGAGAGCAAG GGAAAGGTGAAGACCAAAAAGTTGCAGAGCATGCTGGCAAGCTTGCGCCCAGCCCATCTAGGCCCTTGTGGTGACGGGCGCTATCAGTCAGCCTCTGGACAGAAAGTGACCCTGGAACGCAAGCCCCTGAGTGCCCTGCAGCCTGGTGCAAATAGTGGAGCTGTGGTCCTGGGAAAGGTGGTGTTCAGCCTTACTACGGAGGAGAAAGTCCCCTT TACATTTGGCCTGGTAGATTCAGATGGACCTTGCTGTGCAGTGATGGTGTATAATATGGTGCAGAGCTGGGGAGTGCTCATTGGGGACTCTGTAGCCATCCCTGAGCCTAACCTTCGGCTTCACCGAATTCAGCACAAGGGAAAG gACTATTCCTTTTCCAGTGTTCGTGTGGAAACGCCCCTCCTGCTGGTGGTGAATGGGAAACCTCAGGGCTCCAGCAGCCAGGCTGCTGCCACAGTGGCATCAAGGCCACAGTGTGAATGA
- the TTC5 gene encoding tetratricopeptide repeat protein 5 isoform X2: MLTGKALNVTPDYSPKAEELLSKAVKLEPTLVEAWNQLGEVYWKKGDVAAAHTCFSGALTHCKNKVSLQNLSMVLRQLRTDSGDEHSRHVMDSVRQAKVAVQMDILDGRSWYILGNAYLSLYFNTGQNPKISQQALSAYAQAEKVDRTASSNPDLHLNRATLHKYEENFGEALEGFSRAAALDPAWPEPRQREQQLLDFLNRLTSLLESKGKVKTKKLQSMLASLRPAHLGPCGDGRYQSASGQKVTLERKPLSALQPGANSGAVVLGKVVFSLTTEEKVPFTFGLVDSDGPCCAVMVYNMVQSWGVLIGDSVAIPEPNLRLHRIQHKGKDYSFSSVRVETPLLLVVNGKPQGSSSQAAATVASRPQCE; this comes from the exons ATGCTCACTGGGAAGGCACTGAATGTGACTCCTGACTATAGCCCGAAGGCTGAGGAGCTTCTGTCAAAGGCTGTGAAGCTGGAGCCCACGCTGGTGGAAGCCTGGAACCAGCTGGGTGAGGTGTACTGGAAGAAAGGGGATGTTGCAGCTGCCCACACCTGCTTCTCAGGAGCCCTCACCCAT TGCAAGAACAAAGTCTCCCTTCAGAACCTGTCAATGGTGCTTCGCCAGCTGCGGACTGACTCTGGAGATGAACATTCCCGCCATGTCATGGACAGTGTCCGACAGGCTAAGGTGGCTGTGCAGATGGACATCCTTGATGGCCGCTCCTGGT ATATTCTGGGGAATGCGTACCTTTCTCTTTACTTCAATACTGGCCAGAACCCTAAGATCTCCCAGCAAGCCCTCAGTGCCTATGCCCAAGCA GAGAAGGTTGACAGGACAGCTTCCAGCAATCCTGATCTTCATCTGAACCGGGCAacg TTACATAAATATGAAGAGAATTTTGGGGAGGCCCTGGAGGGCTTCTCTCGGGCTGCAGCACTGGACCCTGCCTGGCCAGAGCCCCGGCAACGAGAGCAACAACTGCTAGATTTCTTGAACAGATTAACCAGCCTCCTGGAGAGCAAG GGAAAGGTGAAGACCAAAAAGTTGCAGAGCATGCTGGCAAGCTTGCGCCCAGCCCATCTAGGCCCTTGTGGTGACGGGCGCTATCAGTCAGCCTCTGGACAGAAAGTGACCCTGGAACGCAAGCCCCTGAGTGCCCTGCAGCCTGGTGCAAATAGTGGAGCTGTGGTCCTGGGAAAGGTGGTGTTCAGCCTTACTACGGAGGAGAAAGTCCCCTT TACATTTGGCCTGGTAGATTCAGATGGACCTTGCTGTGCAGTGATGGTGTATAATATGGTGCAGAGCTGGGGAGTGCTCATTGGGGACTCTGTAGCCATCCCTGAGCCTAACCTTCGGCTTCACCGAATTCAGCACAAGGGAAAG gACTATTCCTTTTCCAGTGTTCGTGTGGAAACGCCCCTCCTGCTGGTGGTGAATGGGAAACCTCAGGGCTCCAGCAGCCAGGCTGCTGCCACAGTGGCATCAAGGCCACAGTGTGAATGA